In Chanodichthys erythropterus isolate Z2021 chromosome 11, ASM2448905v1, whole genome shotgun sequence, a single window of DNA contains:
- the usp47 gene encoding ubiquitin carboxyl-terminal hydrolase 47 isoform X3, with amino-acid sequence MEMVPSEEKQLVPKEIESAAEEPRVLCIVQDTTNAKTISERLTINLPASTTVNKFYEDVAHKAGYVNGTFCLVWANAGDMAPLDQASEMSLVLSGFEAGKKNFLQLTDKDGEQPQIASDESGTADSSGLDDSSQDRFIGPLPRDGTVGCSSDYSSPSYSYSSILNKSETGYVGLVNQAMTCYLNSLLQTLFMTPEFRNALYNWEFEDSEEDPVTSIPYQLQRLFVLLQTSKKRAIETTDVTRSFGWDSSEAWQQHDVQELCRVMFDALEQKWKQTEQADLINQLYQGKLKDYVRCLECGYESWRIDTYLDIPLVIRPFGASQVFGSVEEALQAFIQPETLDGPNQYFCERCKKKCDARKGLRFLHFPYLLTLQLKRFDFDYTTMHRIKLNDRMTFPEELDMSPFIDVEDEKSPQTESCTDSGAENEGSCHSDQMSNDFSTDDAVDEGICLDNTSSAERVLKPKSSLTFELFSVMVHSGSAAGGHYYACIKSFSDSQWYSFNDQHVSKITQDDIRKTYGGSSGSRGYYSSAFASSTNAYMLMYRLKDPSRNSKFLEVEDFPEHIKRLVQREKESEEQEKRQREIERNTCKIKLFCMHPVKLMMMENKLEVHKDKTLREATEMAYKLTVFSPWVMGGFSTRRPPQLMDLEGVVPLDCCRLVKYDEFHEYLERSYEGEEDMPMGLLLGGVKSSYMFDLLLEIRRPDQAFQPYKPGEVMVKVHVVDLKSESIAAPVSVRAYLNQTITEFKQLIAQATGLCAETMRVVLERCYNDLRLLYVPNKTLKAEGFFRSNKVFVESSDSTDHQVAFTDSVLWKLLDRHGNTIRLFVSLPEQSPGSLANRTICPKASADSEDSFDGAKGSRKSVEAILEESTEKLKNLSLQQQQQQTSSTSDSQKSSEHSDFEHIESPAQEPDTASQPSQTENCTRVASDMENQFPSEERSDSDVNNDRSTSSVDSDILSSSHSSDTLCNADSGPLPLANGLDSHSITSSRRSKAHEGKKETWDTAEEDSGTDSEYDENGKSKAEAQYLYFKAEPYSQEDGSGEGQKCLLVHVDKRITLAAFKQNLEPFVGVPSTQFKVFRVYANNQEFESVRLNETLSSFSDDNKITIRLGRALKKGEYRVKVYQLLVNDPEPCKFLLDTVFAKGMTVRQSKEELLPQLKDQCKLDLSIDRFRLRKKTWKNPGTVFLDYHVYEEDINISSNWEVFLEVLEEPERMKSMSQLAVLTRRWCPAQMKLEAFREVVLESSSVEELKEKLSEMSGIPLENLEFAKGRGTFPCDISVLEIHQDLDWNPKVSTLNVWPLYICDDGAVIFYRDSTEELMELSEEERNELMKKESSRLLKTGHRVSYSPRKEKALKIYLDGGPTKDPGQD; translated from the exons ATTGAAAGTGCAGCGGAGGAGCCGAGAGTGCTGTGTATAGTGCAGGACACCACCAATGCCAAGACCATCAGTGAGAGGCTGACGATCAACCTGCCCGCCTCCACCACCGTCAACAAATTCTACGAGGATGTGGCTCACAAGGCTGGATATGTGAACGGCACTTTCTGCCTGGTGTGGGCCAACGCTGGCGACATG GCTCCTCTGGACCAGGCCAGTGAGATGTCCCTGGTGTTGTCCGGTTTTGAGGCGGGGAAGAAGAATTTCTTGCAGCTTACAGACAAGGACGGGGAGCAGCCTCAGATCGCTTCA GATGAATCTGGCACAGCGGACAGCAGTGGTCTTGATGACAGCTCTCAGGATCGCTTCATTGGACCCTTACCACGGGACGGTACTGTAGGCTGCAGCAGTGACTACAGCAGCCCCAGTTACTCGTACTCCTCCATACTCAACAAATCAGAGACAG GTTATGTTGGTTTGGTCAACCAAGCAATGACCTGTTACCTGAACAGCCTCCTGCAGACCCTGTTCATGACCCCTGAGTTCAGGAATGCACTCTACAA TTGGGAGTTTGAGGATTCTGAGGAGGATCCGGTCACCAGTATCCCATACCAGCTCCAGAGGCTGTTCGTTCTCCTGCAGACAAGTAAGAAGCGTGCCATCGAGACCACAGACGTGACCCGCAGCTTTGGTTGGGACAGCAGTGAGG CCTGGCAGCAGCATGACGTCCAGGAGCTTTGCAGAGTCATGTTTGATGCACTAGAGCAGAAGTGGAAACAGACCGAGCAG GCTGACCTGATCAACCAGCTTTACCAGGGCAAACTGAAGGACTATGTGCGCTGTTTGGAGTGTGGCTATGAGAGCTGGAGGATTGACACGTACTTGGACATCCCTCTGGTCATCAGGCCCTTCGGGGCTAGCCAGGTTTTTGGCAGCGTG GAAGAAGCCCTGCAGGCCTTCATTCAGCCTGAGACTCTCGACGGGCCCAACCAGTACTTCTGTGAGCGCTGCAAAAAGAAATGTGACGCCCGCAAG gGCCTGAGATTCCTCCATTTCCCATACCTGCTGACTCTGCAGCTGAAACGCTTTGACTTTGATTACACCACTATGCACCGCATTAAACTCAATGACCGCATGACCTTCCCCGAGGAGCTGGACATGAGCCCTTTCATCGACGTTGAGGACGAG AAATCACCTCAGACAGAGAGCTGCACTGACAGTGGGGCGGAGAATGAAGGAAGCTGCCACAGTGACCAGATGAGCAATGATTTCTCCACGGATGATGCAGTGGACGAGGGCATCTGTCTGGATAACACTAGCAGCGCAGAGCGGGTGCTCAAACCAAAG AGCTCTTTGACCTTTGAACTCTTCTCGGTCATGGTGCATTCTGGGAGTGCTGCAGGCGGGCACTATTATGCCTGCATCAAGTCCTTCAGTGACAGCCAGTGGTACAGCTTCAATGACCAGCACGTCAGTAAG ATCACGCAGGATGACATCCGGAAGACATATGGCGGATCCTCAGGGAGCAGAGGCTATTACTCCAGTGCCTTTGCCAG CTCTACAAATGCATACATGCTCATGTACAGACTAAAAGACCCCTCCAGAAATTCAA aaTTCCTGGAAGTGGAAGACTTCCCAGAGCACATAAAGAGACTGGTGCAACGAGAGAAAGAGTCTGAGGAGCAGGAGAAGAGGCAAAGAGAGATCGAGCGCAACACATGCAAG ATCAAGCTATTCTGCATGCATCCAGTGAAGTTGATGATGATGGAGAATAAGCTGGAGGTTCACAAGGACAAAACTCTCAGAGAAGCAACAGAAATGGCTTATAAG ttgACCGTTTTTTCGCCGTGGGTAATGGGAGGATTTTCCACCCGGcgaccaccgcaa CTGATGGATCTCGAGGGAGTGGTGCCACTGGACTGCTGTCGATTGGTCAAATACGATGAGTTTCATGAATACCTGGAACGTTCGTATGAAGGCGAGGAAGACATGCCCATGGGTTTGCTGCTCGGCGGGGTCAAATCTTCATACATGTTTGACCTGCTCCTGGAGATCCGCAGACCTGACCAAGCCTTCCAGCCCTACAAACCTGGAG AGGTGATGGTGAAGGTCCATGTGGTGGATCTGAAGAGCGAGTCAATTGCTGCTCCAGTCAGCGTCAGAGCATATCTCAACCAGACCATTACAGAGTTTAAGCAACTCATTGCACAG GCCACGGGACTTTGTGCGGAGACGATGCGTGTCGTCTTAGAGCGCTGCTATAATGACCTTCGGCTTCTTTACGTGCCCAACAAGACTCTGAAAGCAGAGGGTTTCTTCAGGAGTAACAAG GTTTTCGTGGAGAGCTCAGACTCGACAGATCATCAGGTGGCGTTCACTGACTCTGTTTTGTGGAAGCTCTTGGATCGCCACGGGAACACAATCAGACTGTTTGTCTCCCTGCCCGAGCAATCGCCAGGTTCTTTGGCCAATAGAACTATTTGCCCCAAAGCCAGCGCTGACTCTGAGGACTCTTTTGATGGGGCGAAGGGCAGCAGGAAGTCAGTGGAAGCCATTCTTGAAGAGAGCACAGAGAAGTTGAAGAACCTTTCtttacagcagcagcagcagcaaaccTCCAGCACCAGTGACAGTCAGAAGAGCTCCGAACACAGCGACTTCGAGCATATCGAGTCACCAGCACAGGAGCCGGACACCGCCTCACAGCCTTCACAGACGGAGAACTGCACACGGGTCGCCTCTGACATGGAGAACCAGTTCCCCTCTGAGGAGCGCTCGGACTCAGACGTCAATAACGACCGCAGCACCAGCTCGGTGGACAGTGACATCCTGAGCTCCAGCCACAGCAGCGACACGCTGTGTAACGCAGACAGCGGCCCGCTGCCACTGGCTAACGGCCTCGACTCGCACAGCATCACCAGCAGCCGGCGCTCCAAAGCACACGAGGGGAAGAAGGAGACGTGGGACACGGCGGAAGAAGACTCGGGCACGGACAGCGAGTACGACGAGAACGGCAAGAGTAAAGCTGAAGCCCAGTACTTGTACTTCAAAGCAGAGCCATACTCTCAGGAGGATGGATCCGGAGAAGGACAGAAAT GTTTACTTGTCCATGTTGACAAGAGGATCACACTGGCTGCATTCAAACAGAATCTAGAGCCGTTTGTTGGCGTTCCCTCCACTCAGTTTAAGGTCTTCCGTGTTTATGCCAACAACCAGGAGTTTGAGAGTGTGCGGCTCAATGAGACGCTCTCCTCTTTTTCTGATGACAACAAG ATCACGATTCGATTGGGACGTGCACTGAAGAAAGGAGAATACAGGGTGAAGGTGTACCAGCTGCTAGTTAATGACCCAGAG CCCTGCAAGTTCCTTTTGGATACTGTGTTCGCTAAGGGTATGACTGTTCGGCAGTCTAAGGAGGAGTTGCTGCCTCAACTCAAAGACCAGTGCAAACTGGACCTCAGTATAGACAG GTTTAGACTCAGGAAGAAGACCTGGAAGAACCCAGGCACAGTGTTTCTGGATTATCACGTCTATGAGGAGGACATCAACATTTCCAGTAACTGGGAGGTGTTCCTGGAAGTCCTTGAAG AACCCGAGCGGATGAAGTCCATGTCTCAGTTAGCGGTTCTGACCCGTCGCTGGTGCCCAGCCCAGATGAAGCTTGAGGCCTTTCGGGAGGTGGTGCTGGAGAGCAGCAGCGTAGAGGAGCTCAAGGAGAAG CTCAGTGAAATGAGTGGAATTCCTTTAGAAAACTTGGAGTTTGCCAAG GGACGAGGAACTTTTCCTTGTGACATTTCAGTGCTGGAGATCCATCAGGATTTAGATTGGAATCCTAAAGTCTCCACTCTCAATGTCTGGCCACTCTACATCTGTGATGATGGCGCTGTGATCTTCTACAG GGACAGCACCGAGGAGCTGATGGAGCTGTCCGAAGAGGAGCGCAATGAACTGATGAAGAAGGAGAGCAGCCGCCTGCTGAAGACGGGCCACCGGGTCAGCTACTCCCCCCGCAAAGAGAAGGCCCTCAAAATCTACTTGGATGGAGGGCCCACCAAAGACCCTGGACAGGACTGA